Proteins from a single region of Thermotoga maritima MSB8:
- the rho gene encoding transcription termination factor Rho, with product MSEEQKTISISELESMNIKQLYEIAKSLGIPRYTSMRKRDLIFAILKAQTESTGYFFGEGVLEIHPEGFGFLRRIEDNLLPSNDDIYISPSQIRKFNLNTGDIISGVIRKPKEGEKYFAMIKIEAINYRPVEAVNDRVNFDNLTPDYPRERFILETDPKIYSTRLIDLFAPIGKGQRGMIVAPPKAGKTTILKEIANGIAENHPDTIRIILLIDERPEEVTDIRESTNAIVIAAPFDMPPDKQVKVAELTLEMAKRLVEFNYDVVILLDSLTRLARVYNIVVPPSGKLLTGGVDPAALYKPKRFFGAARNTREGGSLTIIATALVETGSKMDEVIFEEFKGTGNMELVLSRQLANKRIFPAINLLLSGTRREELLLDEETLKKVWLLRRMLSAMTEEEGLTLILNKLSETSSNEEFLKLIDKEKARY from the coding sequence TTGTCAGAAGAACAGAAAACCATTAGTATATCAGAGCTGGAATCTATGAACATAAAACAGCTCTATGAGATAGCGAAGTCCCTGGGTATTCCTCGGTATACTTCTATGCGAAAAAGAGACTTGATTTTTGCCATTTTGAAAGCCCAAACCGAATCCACCGGTTATTTCTTCGGTGAAGGTGTGTTGGAAATTCATCCTGAGGGTTTTGGATTTCTCAGGAGGATAGAAGACAACCTTCTTCCGAGCAACGACGATATATACATATCCCCTTCTCAGATAAGGAAGTTCAACCTGAACACGGGAGATATAATTTCCGGGGTTATAAGAAAACCGAAAGAAGGGGAAAAGTATTTCGCCATGATAAAAATCGAAGCGATAAACTACCGTCCAGTCGAAGCGGTTAACGACAGAGTGAACTTCGACAACTTAACACCGGATTATCCCAGAGAACGCTTCATTCTTGAAACCGACCCGAAGATATATTCCACCAGATTGATAGATCTCTTTGCCCCCATTGGAAAAGGCCAGAGAGGAATGATAGTGGCTCCTCCGAAAGCTGGTAAAACGACCATCCTCAAAGAAATAGCGAACGGTATCGCTGAAAATCACCCGGATACCATAAGAATAATCTTGCTGATCGATGAAAGGCCGGAAGAAGTTACAGATATAAGAGAGTCAACGAACGCAATCGTCATAGCGGCTCCCTTCGACATGCCACCAGACAAACAGGTAAAGGTCGCCGAGCTCACCCTGGAAATGGCAAAGAGACTGGTGGAATTCAATTACGATGTTGTTATACTTCTTGACAGTCTGACAAGACTCGCTCGAGTGTACAACATAGTAGTTCCTCCCAGTGGGAAACTTCTGACGGGAGGTGTGGATCCAGCCGCACTTTACAAACCCAAGAGATTTTTTGGAGCGGCGAGAAACACCCGTGAAGGTGGAAGCCTCACGATCATCGCTACTGCTCTTGTGGAAACGGGTTCAAAGATGGACGAGGTCATATTCGAGGAATTCAAAGGAACAGGTAACATGGAACTGGTTCTTTCAAGACAGCTGGCGAACAAGAGAATCTTCCCAGCCATAAATCTTTTGCTCTCTGGGACAAGAAGAGAAGAGCTGTTACTCGACGAAGAAACTCTCAAGAAGGTGTGGCTCTTACGAAGAATGCTCTCTGCAATGACGGAAGAAGAGGGCTTGACGCTCATACTGAACAAACTTTCGGAAACATCGTCGAACGAAGAATTTCTGAAATTGATAGACAAGGAAAAAGCAAGATACTGA